One Thalassoglobus sp. JC818 genomic region harbors:
- a CDS encoding CHAT domain-containing tetratricopeptide repeat protein, with amino-acid sequence MTSDCLNSRGCSWWFAVLIGLFFNVSFLPEAFAQNEESSESKAARTTLEHERISRNQSITALWENGEVAEALASGERILEIEQQLFPPDDLRLATRSTALCTYALELGRDEDAERYSTNVVRVLKSTYPENHWRISAAQQQEAFLKAMLEMPLNRRQEYFAWQRQLQQAVSAEDPANALEAAENIAKITQESFGERHPLSIMAMTSIQSTQLRLGQTETVGTQLAKLRIDLQQVEHPEHPNHGIILNLLAEYAITTGDLEQGLVAANSAIEQFREADKLFTIEYLSSLAIRGAILLMQGENQESLPPLREAYAIGSREGVPSDRIRPIADNLVYGLHTVARTEWESQNWLISEQLIEEASQIVDDQWGKENFRATDLRIDPIVTADAKSWSSEQWENYHQLQNLVGEIQTLSQAGKATEALALARKRLDLASSLFGQDGLETLRARFDLLLRLLDPQILATQDHEQLRHQITFFLGDFGKLVGKDHWEYASVCSEFAARMDSADPMMMDLMQQAADGFKSSLGEQSDQYVDTLTKMGCVQAEQLSEDAISTLEQAIHLWELRPGRGSYAHCVAVASLGAYFYNLDDPYEARHRLAEAADLLRNNSNDNINYDLAIVLNYLGNVSADQGRSRDAVAYYSEAIDLFENGFWNPLANRYGKSLNDYTSTYEWCLYNAANSYEVTGEYPKAETVLNKLIARYPKDTTDETIRSANYILTVVYAKQDRDEEAQRVLNHVSQIVGEHFSSDVLISSKLLLVKGQVAILLDDSEAALKFLDQAFELFQEIDDLDKIDRIEWGYFDTNLLRLREYYESIGAWDRVVAVREFAADSEAVLYGDWPNIIEQLQVELGLARRIAALDEKSLQTYNQLIADTEALEDEDAGHIDSQLVERSPQLIQDINTILGPMSLPLLAYASEMADYFETQEVFDKSLEMSSLAVACAAKQFGFQHTEMIPLLIQRARLLRVLGSYRESRVLAEQAVKIAEEEMGDGSFLTFSARFELAKLYSAIEDFGSALPLARASSEGFRRLWGDENLEYANALQLTGEIYYGIGQPDLGHSQILRSHEVMSRILPPHDRNLLRNKVVLAVSTASNSARSEEAQERFNSAISEYEAAGLDQTAEFQQLLIHLGTALSSWNQLDEAEQVLQRAKEGLVVDESTSVLQQILYSTLGTVQRKLGNISEARENLTAALKLQERLFGSQSKTVAETRFQIAVVEKLLGNTDGARLNAQQCLQIEQQELSKIGGLLSDSGLLNLLNQEERPLDLLVSLVSDESTSEVIRDAFQWTVQRKGLALDLSCRTKSLQHSRSFDTRTLALIEQIRLLNQELVDLALKQNSTLSEEELSLERENRLKAIAEAQSDLSERLRGEQISSSSPSAVLSELGKHLDEKSAYLEFLKVDQFRPHDSTDASHRYVAFFVRKQSDELQIDFADLGDATEIEAMIEGLRRITQEVPEMIRFSYEDELEEEYREVAFELYERILGPFQEQIDAAETLILGPDAAISTVPFAALVDADARYLVESKEISYVSSARDLMRSTGAPGRGTVVISNPNFDADLVEREESIARVNNEDQSRMLLAMRGGDEIDLRSLRWQRLPGAEEEATDVEVLLNETDFGPVKTYLGNDAVEELLKSTYAARILHLATHGFYVPLADKEEFGGGFQRSAAINSNLFRLRTTENPLLRSGIVLAGANRTSQPGEEDRLEDGWVTAQEIARMDFRNTELVVLSACESGLGDISSGQGVHGIRRAFLNAGAHSILTSLFKVPDIETRELMRAFYQHLLESPNRRTALCRAQRQRIEERREEHGGAHPFFWASFILFGSGD; translated from the coding sequence ATGACTTCTGATTGCCTGAATTCGCGAGGCTGTTCATGGTGGTTCGCTGTTTTGATCGGACTCTTCTTCAATGTCAGTTTCCTTCCAGAAGCATTCGCACAGAACGAGGAATCGTCTGAATCGAAGGCAGCCCGAACCACTCTCGAACACGAACGGATCTCGAGAAATCAATCGATCACTGCCCTCTGGGAAAACGGAGAAGTCGCAGAAGCACTCGCATCTGGCGAACGCATTCTTGAGATCGAACAACAACTCTTCCCGCCTGACGATCTCCGTCTGGCAACACGCAGCACTGCTCTCTGCACGTACGCACTCGAACTTGGTCGCGATGAAGATGCAGAGCGTTATTCGACAAATGTCGTTCGGGTTTTGAAATCGACGTACCCTGAAAATCACTGGCGGATCTCAGCCGCCCAGCAGCAAGAAGCTTTTCTGAAAGCGATGTTGGAAATGCCGTTGAATCGGCGGCAGGAGTACTTTGCCTGGCAGCGACAGTTGCAGCAGGCTGTGAGTGCGGAAGATCCGGCTAATGCTCTTGAGGCTGCTGAGAACATTGCGAAAATCACTCAGGAGAGTTTCGGCGAGCGTCATCCGCTGTCAATTATGGCGATGACTTCGATTCAGTCGACTCAGCTCAGACTGGGGCAGACCGAGACCGTCGGAACGCAATTGGCGAAGCTGCGAATTGACTTGCAGCAGGTCGAGCATCCAGAACATCCGAATCACGGAATCATTCTCAATCTGCTCGCGGAATATGCGATCACAACCGGCGACCTGGAACAAGGGCTCGTGGCTGCCAACTCGGCGATTGAGCAGTTCCGAGAAGCAGACAAGCTCTTCACAATCGAGTATCTCAGCAGCTTGGCGATACGCGGAGCCATCCTGTTGATGCAGGGAGAAAACCAGGAGTCACTCCCGCCGCTTCGAGAGGCATACGCGATTGGGTCACGAGAGGGGGTTCCCTCGGATAGGATTCGACCGATCGCTGACAATCTGGTGTACGGGCTTCATACCGTCGCCAGGACGGAATGGGAGAGTCAGAATTGGCTGATCTCTGAGCAACTGATCGAGGAAGCCAGCCAAATTGTGGATGATCAATGGGGAAAGGAGAATTTTCGCGCCACTGATCTCAGGATCGACCCGATTGTGACTGCAGATGCGAAGTCCTGGAGTAGTGAACAATGGGAGAATTACCATCAGCTCCAGAACCTCGTCGGAGAAATCCAGACGCTGAGCCAGGCAGGAAAGGCAACTGAGGCTTTGGCACTCGCGAGAAAACGACTCGATCTGGCTTCAAGTCTTTTCGGTCAAGACGGCCTTGAGACGCTGCGGGCTCGGTTCGATCTTTTACTTCGCCTGCTGGACCCACAGATTCTCGCAACTCAGGATCACGAACAGCTTCGCCATCAGATCACGTTCTTTCTGGGTGACTTTGGCAAACTCGTCGGGAAAGACCACTGGGAATACGCTTCGGTCTGCTCTGAATTCGCAGCGAGAATGGACTCTGCAGACCCCATGATGATGGATCTGATGCAGCAAGCTGCTGACGGGTTCAAATCGTCTTTGGGCGAGCAATCGGATCAGTACGTGGACACGCTCACAAAAATGGGATGCGTTCAGGCGGAACAACTATCAGAGGACGCGATCTCCACTCTTGAACAGGCAATTCACCTTTGGGAATTGCGACCGGGGCGAGGCAGCTACGCGCATTGCGTCGCCGTCGCATCGCTGGGAGCTTACTTCTACAACCTCGACGATCCTTACGAAGCCCGACATCGACTGGCGGAGGCGGCCGACCTTCTTCGAAACAATTCGAACGACAACATCAACTATGACCTCGCGATCGTCTTGAATTATCTCGGGAACGTTTCTGCGGATCAGGGTCGGAGCCGAGATGCGGTCGCATACTACAGCGAAGCGATTGACTTGTTCGAGAACGGCTTCTGGAATCCACTGGCGAATCGCTACGGGAAGTCACTGAATGACTACACCAGCACCTACGAATGGTGTTTGTATAACGCCGCCAACAGCTACGAAGTGACGGGAGAATATCCCAAAGCTGAAACTGTCCTCAACAAATTGATTGCCCGGTACCCAAAGGACACCACCGACGAAACGATTCGGAGCGCGAACTACATTCTGACTGTTGTCTACGCGAAGCAAGATCGAGATGAAGAGGCACAACGAGTTCTGAATCACGTTTCGCAAATTGTTGGCGAACACTTCAGTTCTGACGTTCTTATCTCTTCCAAGCTTTTGCTCGTCAAAGGCCAGGTCGCCATCCTCTTAGATGATTCCGAAGCAGCACTGAAGTTTCTGGATCAGGCATTCGAGTTGTTCCAGGAGATTGATGATCTCGACAAGATCGATCGCATTGAGTGGGGCTATTTCGACACAAATCTGTTGCGACTTCGCGAATATTACGAATCAATCGGCGCGTGGGACCGTGTGGTTGCGGTCCGTGAGTTTGCAGCGGATTCTGAAGCTGTGCTTTACGGCGACTGGCCAAACATCATTGAGCAACTTCAAGTAGAACTTGGGTTGGCGCGACGCATCGCTGCTTTGGATGAAAAGTCCCTGCAGACCTACAACCAGTTGATCGCAGATACTGAAGCACTTGAAGATGAGGACGCGGGGCACATTGACTCTCAGCTGGTCGAGCGATCTCCGCAACTCATTCAAGACATCAACACAATTCTGGGTCCGATGAGTTTACCTCTGTTGGCATATGCCAGCGAAATGGCGGACTACTTCGAAACGCAGGAAGTCTTCGACAAAAGCCTCGAAATGAGCTCACTTGCTGTCGCCTGTGCTGCGAAGCAGTTTGGGTTTCAGCACACAGAAATGATTCCACTCCTGATTCAACGAGCACGACTTTTGCGTGTTCTGGGAAGTTATCGAGAGTCGCGTGTGCTCGCGGAACAGGCCGTGAAAATCGCTGAAGAAGAAATGGGCGACGGAAGCTTTCTGACTTTTTCTGCACGATTCGAACTCGCGAAGCTTTACTCAGCGATCGAAGATTTTGGGTCCGCGCTCCCGCTTGCACGGGCCTCGAGCGAAGGGTTCCGACGTCTCTGGGGCGATGAGAACCTGGAGTATGCAAACGCTCTTCAACTCACTGGAGAGATCTATTACGGCATCGGTCAACCCGATCTCGGACATTCTCAGATCCTTCGCTCACATGAAGTGATGAGCCGAATCCTTCCTCCGCATGATCGAAATTTGCTCAGAAATAAAGTCGTTCTCGCAGTCTCAACAGCATCGAATTCAGCTCGCTCGGAGGAAGCCCAGGAGCGTTTCAATTCTGCAATTTCTGAATACGAAGCTGCCGGACTTGATCAAACGGCCGAGTTTCAACAATTGCTCATTCACCTCGGCACAGCCCTTTCAAGTTGGAATCAACTCGACGAAGCTGAGCAAGTTCTGCAGCGAGCGAAAGAGGGACTGGTTGTCGATGAATCGACGTCCGTCCTACAGCAGATTCTCTACTCAACGTTGGGTACCGTCCAACGAAAATTGGGGAACATCTCTGAAGCACGCGAAAATTTGACAGCGGCGCTGAAGCTTCAGGAACGCCTGTTCGGCTCTCAGTCGAAGACCGTCGCGGAGACTCGATTTCAAATTGCCGTGGTGGAGAAATTACTCGGCAACACCGACGGTGCCCGCTTGAATGCTCAGCAGTGTTTGCAGATTGAACAGCAGGAACTCTCCAAAATCGGCGGACTTCTCAGCGACTCAGGATTGCTCAATCTCCTGAATCAGGAAGAGCGACCACTTGATCTGCTGGTCTCACTGGTTAGCGACGAGTCGACCTCAGAAGTGATTCGAGACGCTTTTCAATGGACTGTTCAGCGGAAGGGACTGGCGCTCGATCTAAGTTGTCGGACGAAGTCGCTCCAGCACTCACGATCTTTCGATACGCGAACGCTTGCGTTGATTGAACAGATTCGATTGCTGAATCAGGAACTTGTTGACCTCGCACTCAAACAAAACTCGACCCTCTCGGAAGAGGAACTCTCGCTCGAAAGAGAGAATCGCTTGAAAGCGATCGCCGAAGCTCAAAGCGATTTGAGCGAACGCCTCCGCGGTGAGCAAATCAGTTCATCATCGCCATCGGCTGTCCTTTCGGAACTTGGAAAGCATCTCGATGAAAAGTCGGCGTATCTCGAGTTTTTGAAAGTCGATCAGTTTCGTCCCCACGACTCGACCGACGCGAGTCATCGCTATGTCGCGTTCTTCGTTCGGAAGCAGTCCGACGAGCTGCAAATTGACTTCGCAGACCTGGGCGATGCCACTGAAATCGAAGCCATGATTGAAGGCTTGCGACGCATCACTCAGGAAGTGCCGGAAATGATTCGTTTTTCTTATGAAGATGAGTTGGAAGAGGAATACCGCGAAGTTGCCTTCGAACTCTACGAACGCATTCTGGGACCGTTTCAAGAACAGATCGACGCTGCCGAGACGCTCATTCTTGGCCCGGACGCTGCGATTTCGACGGTTCCGTTCGCGGCACTTGTCGATGCTGACGCTCGCTATCTCGTTGAAAGCAAAGAGATCAGCTATGTCTCTTCAGCCCGGGATTTGATGAGGTCAACCGGGGCTCCGGGAAGGGGAACGGTAGTCATTTCTAATCCAAACTTTGACGCAGACCTTGTTGAGCGCGAGGAGTCGATCGCCCGCGTCAACAATGAAGATCAGTCGCGAATGTTACTCGCCATGCGGGGCGGCGACGAAATCGATCTACGCTCTCTGCGTTGGCAGCGACTTCCTGGGGCTGAGGAGGAAGCCACCGATGTTGAAGTCCTTTTGAATGAAACCGATTTCGGTCCGGTCAAAACTTATCTTGGGAACGACGCAGTCGAAGAATTGCTGAAGTCAACCTACGCAGCCCGAATTCTGCATCTGGCTACGCATGGCTTCTACGTTCCATTAGCGGACAAGGAAGAATTCGGAGGTGGATTCCAACGATCAGCTGCGATCAATTCGAATCTGTTCCGACTCCGGACCACGGAGAATCCGCTGCTTCGCTCGGGAATTGTTCTCGCAGGGGCAAATCGAACTTCCCAGCCGGGTGAAGAAGATCGGCTGGAAGATGGTTGGGTGACGGCTCAGGAAATCGCGAGAATGGATTTCCGCAACACTGAACTCGTCGTACTGAGTGCGTGCGAGAGTGGGCTGGGTGACATTTCGTCCGGACAGGGAGTGCACGGGATTCGTCGTGCGTTCTTGAATGCCGGAGCCCACTCAATTTTGACTTCTCTATTCAAAGTCCCGGATATTGAAACTCGCGAGTTGATGCGCGCTTTCTATCAGCATCTTCTGGAGTCTCCAAATCGCCGGACTGCGCTGTGTCGCGCGCAGCGTCAACGAATCGAAGAAAGACGCGAGGAGCACGGAGGCGCTCACCCGTTCTTCTGGGCAAGTTTCATTCTGTTCGGTTCAGGAGACTGA
- a CDS encoding sulfotransferase family 2 domain-containing protein gives MIVSHKHRYIFIKTNKTAGTSVEIALSKFCGPDDIITPISPVDEQKRTALGYRGPQNYQAPISQYGVKDALKLMTKGKQKAKFYNHMSAREVIDFVGQDVWDDYFTFCFERNPWDRIVSLYYWRNKTEPRPTISEFIESPDPQMLKNRGINLYTIDGKVVVDRVCKFENLADEMEEIRKQVGIPEPLELPNAKSGHRKDKRSYREILSEDDRNRVADLFSDEIERVGYTWE, from the coding sequence GTGATCGTTTCACACAAGCATCGATACATCTTCATCAAGACCAACAAGACCGCAGGCACATCGGTCGAGATCGCTTTGTCAAAGTTCTGTGGACCGGATGACATCATCACACCCATTTCTCCGGTCGACGAACAGAAGCGGACGGCGCTCGGCTATCGCGGGCCGCAAAATTATCAAGCACCCATCTCTCAATACGGAGTGAAGGATGCCTTGAAATTGATGACCAAAGGTAAGCAGAAGGCGAAGTTCTACAATCACATGTCGGCCCGTGAAGTGATCGATTTCGTCGGGCAAGACGTCTGGGATGACTACTTCACATTCTGTTTCGAACGAAACCCTTGGGATCGGATCGTTTCTCTCTATTACTGGCGCAACAAGACCGAGCCACGTCCGACGATCTCGGAGTTCATTGAATCTCCTGATCCGCAAATGCTCAAAAATCGAGGCATCAATCTCTACACCATCGACGGCAAAGTGGTGGTCGATCGTGTCTGCAAGTTTGAAAATCTGGCCGACGAAATGGAAGAAATTCGCAAGCAGGTTGGCATCCCGGAGCCTCTCGAACTTCCCAATGCCAAATCAGGTCACCGCAAAGATAAGCGAAGCTATCGCGAAATCCTGAGTGAGGACGATCGGAATCGAGTCGCCGATTTGTTCAGCGACGAAATCGAGCGAGTCGGCTACACTTGGGAATGA
- a CDS encoding SDR family oxidoreductase — MDHVLLTGATGLLGRYLMKDLLKNGVKLAVLARPSRRTSPEARVEAAMRVWDNILGEELPRPVVLKGDINSPDLGLSNPEIKWASENCSSMIHNAASLSFVSTGRDSEPWRSNVDGTATVLDFCQQAGIREFFHVSTAYVAGLRDGRIMESDLDVGQEFANPYEESKVMAEKMVREANFIDDLTVFRPAIIVGDSQTGLTFTYHNFYAMVQLAYTIARSMHETHFSGKVDASNINVKSSGTERKNLVPVDWVSEVMTSIVTDKALHGKTYHLTPRLPVPSRLIRDVIEEVIGLYGLGLETDENRTSEPTEMEKVFFKHMEVYESYWKDDPEFDSTNTQAAVPQNLCPHVDRDMLTLMAKDAIARSFNWRDPKVNENEVALVPA, encoded by the coding sequence ATGGACCACGTTTTGTTGACAGGCGCCACCGGTCTGCTTGGTCGATATTTGATGAAAGATTTGTTGAAGAACGGTGTCAAGCTGGCCGTTCTCGCTCGTCCCAGTCGCCGAACCAGCCCTGAAGCACGCGTCGAAGCAGCGATGCGAGTGTGGGACAACATTCTCGGTGAAGAACTGCCACGACCTGTCGTGCTCAAGGGTGATATCAACTCTCCGGACCTTGGCCTGTCGAATCCGGAGATCAAGTGGGCGAGTGAAAACTGCTCATCGATGATTCACAATGCGGCCAGCCTCTCGTTCGTCAGCACCGGGCGAGACAGCGAACCGTGGCGATCAAACGTTGACGGCACTGCGACAGTCCTGGACTTCTGCCAGCAAGCAGGGATCAGAGAGTTCTTCCACGTCTCAACCGCGTACGTCGCTGGGCTTCGAGACGGGCGAATCATGGAATCTGATCTCGATGTCGGGCAAGAATTTGCGAATCCTTATGAGGAGAGCAAAGTCATGGCCGAAAAGATGGTGCGTGAAGCCAACTTCATCGACGACCTCACCGTCTTCCGTCCCGCGATCATCGTCGGCGACTCACAGACAGGTCTGACATTTACCTACCACAACTTCTACGCGATGGTGCAACTCGCTTACACGATTGCACGCAGCATGCACGAAACCCACTTCTCCGGAAAAGTGGACGCCAGCAACATCAACGTCAAATCCTCCGGTACTGAACGCAAGAATCTGGTCCCCGTGGACTGGGTTTCCGAAGTGATGACATCCATCGTCACCGACAAAGCGTTGCATGGCAAAACCTACCATCTGACACCGCGGCTCCCAGTTCCATCACGCCTGATTCGGGACGTCATCGAAGAAGTCATCGGCCTCTACGGGCTGGGACTCGAAACAGACGAGAACCGCACTTCTGAACCAACGGAAATGGAGAAGGTCTTCTTCAAGCACATGGAAGTTTACGAATCGTATTGGAAAGACGATCCAGAATTCGATTCGACCAACACTCAGGCAGCTGTTCCGCAAAACCTTTGCCCACATGTGGACCGCGACATGTTGACGCTAATGGCCAAAGATGCGATCGCTCGCAGCTTCAACTGGCGAGATCCAAAGGTCAACGAAAACGAAGTCGCTTTGGTTCCCGCCTAA